From a single Adhaeribacter swui genomic region:
- a CDS encoding type I restriction endonuclease — MDFIDVIKALGEKVSRMKDSIQTEEATKMAFVMPFISALGYDVFNPHEVVPEFVADLGIKKGEKVDYCILKDDSPIMIIECKHWKEDLNVHNSQLHRYFHVTTTRFGILTNGIIYKFYTDLVESNKMDDKPFWEFNITDISDANVFELKKYQRNSFNVDTILSSATELKFAREIKKILLEEFNNPSEAFVKHFARQIHTGPMIAKVLEQFTGVVKRSLNQFITDMISDRLKSALASEQDRERVDIAARVEEDVTVTPVKEPESKIVTHEIEKEAFFIVRSILRTKVDSSRITHRDTQSYFGILLDNNNRKPICRLYLEGNKKFIVYFDENRKEVKNEITNLDDIYKYSDQLEATALSYDSK, encoded by the coding sequence ATGGACTTTATTGATGTAATTAAAGCATTAGGTGAGAAGGTGTCTCGCATGAAAGATAGTATACAAACCGAAGAAGCTACCAAAATGGCATTTGTTATGCCTTTTATTTCTGCTTTGGGCTACGATGTATTTAACCCCCACGAAGTAGTACCCGAATTTGTAGCAGACTTGGGCATTAAAAAAGGAGAAAAAGTAGACTATTGCATTTTAAAGGATGACAGCCCTATAATGATTATAGAATGCAAACACTGGAAAGAAGACCTTAACGTTCATAATTCTCAGTTACATCGTTATTTTCATGTTACTACCACCCGATTCGGCATACTCACTAATGGTATCATTTATAAATTTTATACCGATTTAGTGGAATCTAACAAGATGGATGATAAGCCATTTTGGGAATTTAACATTACCGATATATCTGATGCCAATGTATTTGAGCTTAAAAAGTACCAGCGCAATAGCTTTAATGTTGATACCATTTTAAGTTCAGCTACTGAGCTAAAGTTTGCCCGGGAGATTAAGAAAATATTGCTCGAAGAATTTAATAATCCATCAGAAGCTTTTGTAAAACATTTTGCCCGGCAAATACACACTGGCCCTATGATAGCCAAAGTTCTGGAGCAATTTACCGGAGTTGTTAAGCGCTCACTAAATCAGTTTATTACCGATATGATTAGTGACCGGTTGAAATCTGCTTTAGCTTCTGAACAAGATCGCGAACGGGTTGATATTGCAGCAAGGGTTGAAGAAGACGTTACTGTTACCCCAGTAAAAGAACCTGAATCAAAAATTGTAACCCATGAAATTGAAAAAGAAGCCTTTTTTATTGTTCGATCTATTCTTAGAACAAAAGTTGATTCTAGCCGAATTACACACCGGGACACGCAATCGTACTTTGGAATATTGCTGGATAACAACAATCGTAAACCTATTTGTAGATTGTATTTGGAAGGAAATAAAAAGTTTATTGTATACTTTGACGAAAATAGGAAAGAGGTTAAAAATGAAATTACAAACCTCGATGATATTTATAAATATTCAGATCAGCTAGAAGCCACTGCTTTAAGTTATGATTCTAAATAA
- a CDS encoding histidine phosphatase family protein — MLKIYLLRHGQTAWNADGNRYCGRTDLPLTSKGLEQAHLAAAQLKNIDFVAVYSSPLERAHRTAYIAGGGQTVITDERLIEADFGQWEGKPKEVFIPENELLWQNWCEDPIQTKAGGTGESAGEVIKRVDDFYRSLQQQYTKGNILVVAHNGVNRFYLAYKLGMPVKNYRQLVIDNSSVTMFELDAAGELYLVHLNSKL; from the coding sequence ATGCTTAAAATTTATTTACTACGCCACGGCCAAACTGCCTGGAATGCCGATGGCAACCGTTACTGCGGCCGCACCGATTTGCCCTTAACCAGTAAAGGTTTAGAACAAGCGCATCTGGCCGCGGCTCAACTTAAAAATATTGATTTTGTTGCGGTTTACTCCTCGCCCTTAGAACGGGCGCACCGCACGGCTTACATTGCCGGCGGTGGTCAAACCGTAATAACCGATGAGCGGTTGATTGAAGCCGATTTCGGGCAATGGGAAGGAAAGCCCAAAGAAGTTTTTATTCCGGAGAATGAACTGCTCTGGCAAAACTGGTGCGAAGACCCTATCCAAACCAAAGCCGGCGGCACCGGCGAGTCGGCGGGAGAAGTAATTAAGCGGGTAGATGATTTTTACCGTTCGTTGCAGCAGCAATATACCAAAGGCAATATTCTGGTAGTAGCCCATAACGGGGTAAACCGCTTTTATTTAGCTTACAAGTTAGGTATGCCGGTAAAAAACTACCGCCAACTGGTTATCGATAATTCGTCAGTTACCATGTTTGAGTTAGATGCAGCCGGTGAACTTTACCTAGTACACTTAAATAGTAAATTATAA
- a CDS encoding FGGY-family carbohydrate kinase, translated as MSGGSSMTAPYFLGIDVGTQGARIVLLDVTGNEVGSREEAFSLTTKSREEQSPAEWWAACQRCLQSLLAEVTHTISLTDIKAASVTSTSGTVIPLDAQNNPLHPALMYSDNRSVAEGKLCRETALAFHPKGYTGFNASSGLSKMVWFSKTYPEKAQKIAKWIHATDFIIGQLSNQWGITDYTNALKTGYDVKNNNWPAYIHEQLPLKKEWLPQVVSSGTPVGKITPELATEYNLSPELIIVAGMTDGCASQVASGAVNLGDWNTTIGTTLVVKGVTSQEIKDPEDRLYSHRHPEGFWMPGGASNTGADWVTKEFKEDLAELNEQAASIIPSGYLAYPLQQEGERFPFIAPHARGFEPEGLSPVERFVANMEGVAYIERYAFEMIQQLSGEKVKAVYTAGGASNSDAWLTIRSNVLNLPIFKMKYVTGAVGAAIIAASKTHFTSISEATQALTQIEKEVHPTPYLSASYQKSYGKFLQLLREKKYITDYHYA; from the coding sequence ATGTCTGGAGGAAGTAGTATGACGGCACCTTATTTTTTAGGCATTGATGTGGGTACCCAGGGCGCCCGCATTGTGTTGTTAGATGTTACCGGCAACGAGGTGGGCAGCCGCGAAGAAGCTTTCTCCTTAACTACTAAATCCCGGGAAGAACAATCACCAGCCGAATGGTGGGCCGCCTGCCAACGTTGCTTGCAAAGTTTGTTGGCCGAGGTGACCCATACTATTTCGTTGACCGATATAAAAGCGGCTTCGGTTACGTCTACCTCCGGCACGGTTATTCCCCTGGATGCGCAAAACAACCCTTTGCACCCGGCTTTAATGTACAGCGACAACCGCTCGGTAGCAGAAGGCAAGCTTTGCCGTGAAACAGCTTTAGCTTTTCACCCGAAAGGGTATACGGGCTTTAATGCCAGCAGCGGCTTATCTAAAATGGTTTGGTTTAGTAAAACTTATCCGGAGAAAGCTCAAAAAATAGCGAAATGGATACATGCTACCGATTTTATTATTGGCCAACTAAGTAACCAATGGGGCATTACCGATTATACCAATGCTTTAAAAACCGGGTATGATGTAAAAAATAATAACTGGCCGGCTTATATCCACGAGCAGTTACCCCTTAAAAAAGAGTGGTTACCCCAGGTAGTTTCTTCGGGTACTCCCGTTGGTAAAATAACGCCAGAATTAGCTACGGAATATAATCTAAGCCCGGAGTTAATAATAGTTGCCGGCATGACAGATGGTTGCGCGTCGCAGGTAGCATCGGGGGCGGTTAACCTCGGCGACTGGAATACGACCATTGGCACCACCCTGGTAGTGAAAGGCGTAACCAGTCAGGAAATAAAAGACCCCGAAGATCGCTTGTACAGCCATCGCCACCCCGAAGGTTTTTGGATGCCGGGTGGGGCCAGTAACACCGGCGCCGATTGGGTTACCAAAGAATTTAAAGAAGATTTAGCTGAACTAAACGAACAGGCAGCAAGTATTATTCCATCGGGCTATTTAGCTTATCCTTTACAACAGGAAGGTGAACGTTTTCCGTTTATCGCTCCCCACGCCCGTGGTTTTGAACCAGAAGGATTATCTCCCGTGGAACGCTTCGTGGCGAATATGGAGGGTGTGGCTTATATAGAACGCTATGCTTTTGAAATGATTCAGCAGCTTTCCGGGGAAAAAGTAAAAGCTGTTTATACGGCGGGCGGTGCCAGTAACAGCGATGCTTGGCTTACCATCCGCAGCAATGTGCTAAATTTGCCTATCTTCAAAATGAAGTACGTTACGGGAGCCGTAGGCGCAGCTATAATTGCAGCTTCCAAAACGCATTTTACTTCTATCAGCGAAGCTACCCAAGCTTTAACGCAAATCGAAAAAGAAGTGCATCCTACTCCTTACCTTAGCGCGAGCTATCAAAAAAGTTACGGTAAATTTCTGCAGCTTTTGCGGGAGAAAAAATACATCACTGATTACCATTATGCTTAA
- a CDS encoding LacI family DNA-binding transcriptional regulator, with translation MAQVPTPYKETTIIDIARELNVSKSTVSRALKNHRSIGEATKKAVQDLAKKYNYHPNDIASSLSKRSTKTIGVIVPLLSHYYFSTVISGIEELAYKSGYKVIICQSAESYEREVIVSQTLLSSKVDGLLVSISRETKNYDHFKVFQEKNIPLIFFDRICPDIEASSVILNDYQGAFMAVEHLIQQGCRKIAHFAGPPLLLISQNRINGYKDALKAYNIPFEEELLIDCGPGLEQENGSEAAQRMLDAGIRPDAIFGFCDPIAIGVMITLKKNKIKIPDEIAVVGFCNEPMDTVVEPPLSSLVQPAFQIGETAAEIFFQHIQDKTVLIEKKVLSTELIVRESSLKKK, from the coding sequence ATGGCGCAAGTACCGACCCCCTATAAAGAAACTACTATTATTGATATTGCCCGGGAGCTAAACGTTTCAAAATCAACCGTATCTCGGGCTTTAAAAAACCACCGGTCTATTGGCGAAGCTACCAAAAAAGCGGTGCAGGACCTGGCTAAAAAGTACAATTACCATCCCAACGATATTGCTTCCAGCCTTTCCAAACGCTCTACCAAAACCATTGGAGTAATTGTGCCGCTGCTGTCGCATTATTATTTTTCCACGGTTATTTCGGGGATTGAGGAGCTCGCGTATAAATCGGGCTACAAAGTAATTATTTGCCAATCGGCGGAGTCGTACGAGCGCGAAGTCATTGTGTCGCAAACTTTATTGTCCAGCAAGGTAGATGGTTTGCTCGTGTCTATTTCGCGGGAAACAAAGAACTACGATCATTTTAAAGTTTTCCAGGAGAAAAACATTCCGCTTATTTTCTTCGACCGCATTTGCCCCGATATAGAAGCCAGCAGCGTTATCCTGAACGATTACCAGGGTGCTTTTATGGCGGTAGAACATTTAATACAACAAGGTTGCCGTAAAATCGCGCACTTTGCCGGTCCGCCCTTGTTGTTAATCAGTCAGAATCGCATTAATGGCTACAAAGATGCTTTAAAAGCCTATAATATTCCTTTCGAGGAAGAATTATTAATTGATTGCGGCCCGGGTTTAGAACAGGAAAATGGGAGCGAAGCAGCGCAAAGAATGTTAGATGCCGGCATCCGGCCCGATGCCATTTTTGGTTTCTGCGACCCTATTGCCATTGGGGTAATGATTACTTTAAAAAAGAATAAAATTAAAATTCCGGACGAAATTGCCGTAGTGGGCTTTTGTAACGAACCTATGGACACGGTAGTAGAACCGCCTTTATCTTCGTTGGTGCAACCCGCTTTTCAGATTGGCGAAACCGCCGCCGAAATTTTTTTCCAACACATCCAGGATAAAACCGTTCTCATCGAAAAAAAAGTACTTTCCACGGAATTGATCGTGCGGGAATCGAGTCTCAAAAAAAAATAA
- a CDS encoding PVC-type heme-binding CxxCH protein, which translates to MKKLICLVLFTGLLFSGCAKKAGMNSMSATSNTSGKEGPRRGEVLFLGHNSKHHDSGKYAPWLAITLFKSGVNLTYTIDLKDLNPENLSKYDGLVIYANHDTLAADQEKALQGFVEGGKGLIPLHCATGCFKNSEWYINAIGGQFKSHGNGTFTTAIVNKKHPVTQGLTEFSTTDETYVHQNLNKDKTVLMERVEGSTREPYTWVRNQGKGRVFYTAYGHDDSTWTKPGFQKLVSNGVLWAIGDKVQKQIAALNAPNVDIYASSNIAITDYTKRHLVPKMQEALSPEQSLKLTQVPVNFEVQLFATEPDITNPIAMSWDERGRLWIVESVDYPNTFLETDGAANDRIKICEDTNGDGKADKFTVFADKLNIPTSMVFANGGVIVSMAPHFVFLKDTDGDDKADVRENIMTGWEKNDTHFGPSNLQYGFDNKIWGVVGSGFNGTTKDSKNLSFRTGVYHVNPDGTGMEFLANTSNNTWGLGFSEDNNVFISTANNTHSAFYSMPAKYTQRALPALTASTADGKAASTGILPVQKIDGHYDAHTLTPNLRQVDVVGGFTSAAGHHLYTARSFPKEYWNRIALVCEPTVRLLHNAIIEPKGAGFAEKDGWNLMASSDEWFGPVHAEVGPDGAVWVADWYNFIIQHNVFVPAQAPSEMVLPFTEQPMGQGNAFKSPLRDINHGRVYRVVYKKAQPYTPLKLSKTDTPALLAALENDNMFWRMTAQRLLVENKDKAALPGLYKIINNQKVDEIGLNSPAVHALWTLHGLGALDGTNAEAMQVAVKAMSHPAAGVRKAALAVMPRTTQTSDIIQKSSLLNDPNLNVRLNTLLAIAEMPASDELGKLVYEATLKPENGQDEWISRAAFAAAITHQNGFLAAAAKNNPESNNPDNLSARVAKAVSEESYALPRRGNLLFPPDVKGKEIIMKGTIAKGNRDLQGLIMAQGDKENGYGLFIQEGKLNLVVRQKGKTYQAVSAQPVPDKFDFEAQLLNGGEMNVEIDGQLVAQAKAPGLFTQPLTTTVRVSQDVENEDRMGKYEGTFRLVGDMQNATLELRQAGKTSKSIAANKPTGGKAVVKTMPVKNTASATNNSETVTINLRVVENVMQFDKKLLTVKAGQKVIINLMNPDNMQHNLVIIQKGTMQKVGAAADAIARDPNGAEKSYVPQIPEVLHATKLVNSGEEVTLRFTAPAQPGDYPFVCTFPGHWRIMNGILKVVN; encoded by the coding sequence ATGAAGAAACTAATTTGCCTTGTTCTTTTCACCGGTTTGCTGTTTTCCGGTTGCGCCAAAAAAGCAGGAATGAACAGTATGTCTGCGACCAGCAATACCTCTGGTAAAGAAGGTCCGCGCCGGGGTGAAGTCTTGTTTCTGGGCCACAACAGCAAACACCACGACTCCGGTAAATACGCGCCCTGGCTGGCTATTACTTTATTTAAAAGCGGTGTAAACCTGACTTATACCATTGATTTAAAAGATTTAAATCCCGAAAACTTAAGCAAATACGACGGGTTAGTTATTTACGCGAACCACGATACCTTAGCCGCCGACCAGGAAAAAGCCTTACAGGGTTTTGTAGAAGGAGGTAAAGGTTTAATTCCGTTGCATTGCGCAACCGGTTGCTTTAAAAATTCGGAGTGGTATATCAACGCTATTGGCGGCCAATTTAAGTCGCACGGCAACGGTACTTTTACCACCGCTATCGTCAATAAAAAACATCCGGTTACGCAGGGTTTAACCGAATTTTCGACCACCGACGAAACCTACGTGCACCAAAATCTGAACAAAGACAAAACCGTGCTCATGGAACGGGTAGAAGGTAGCACCCGCGAGCCCTACACCTGGGTGCGCAACCAAGGCAAAGGACGCGTATTTTACACCGCTTACGGCCACGACGACAGCACCTGGACCAAACCCGGCTTTCAGAAACTAGTAAGCAACGGCGTTTTATGGGCCATCGGCGACAAAGTGCAAAAGCAAATTGCAGCTTTAAATGCCCCGAACGTCGATATTTACGCTTCATCCAACATTGCCATCACGGATTATACCAAGCGCCATCTAGTGCCCAAAATGCAGGAAGCCTTGTCGCCGGAACAATCTTTAAAATTAACCCAGGTACCGGTAAATTTCGAGGTGCAACTATTTGCCACTGAACCCGATATTACCAACCCCATTGCCATGTCGTGGGATGAGCGCGGGCGCTTGTGGATTGTAGAATCCGTGGATTACCCGAATACTTTCTTGGAAACCGACGGCGCCGCCAACGACCGCATTAAAATTTGCGAAGACACCAACGGCGATGGCAAAGCCGATAAGTTTACCGTTTTCGCCGATAAACTGAATATTCCGACCAGTATGGTATTTGCCAACGGCGGGGTAATTGTTTCCATGGCGCCTCACTTTGTGTTTTTAAAAGATACCGACGGCGACGATAAAGCCGACGTGCGCGAAAATATCATGACCGGCTGGGAAAAGAACGACACCCACTTTGGCCCATCGAACTTGCAATACGGCTTCGACAATAAAATCTGGGGCGTAGTAGGTTCCGGCTTCAACGGTACCACCAAAGACAGCAAAAATTTAAGTTTCCGGACCGGTGTGTACCACGTAAATCCAGATGGTACCGGTATGGAGTTTCTAGCTAACACCAGCAACAATACCTGGGGTTTAGGATTCTCTGAAGATAATAACGTGTTTATTTCTACGGCCAATAATACCCACAGTGCTTTTTACTCCATGCCGGCCAAATACACGCAAAGAGCTTTGCCGGCTTTAACGGCTTCTACCGCCGATGGCAAAGCCGCCTCTACCGGCATTTTGCCCGTACAAAAAATCGACGGCCATTACGACGCGCATACCCTAACCCCCAACCTGCGCCAGGTAGACGTAGTGGGCGGTTTTACCTCAGCCGCGGGGCATCATCTGTACACCGCCCGCAGCTTTCCGAAAGAATACTGGAACCGCATTGCCTTGGTGTGTGAACCTACCGTACGCTTACTGCACAATGCCATTATTGAACCCAAAGGTGCTGGCTTTGCCGAAAAAGATGGCTGGAATTTAATGGCCAGTTCCGACGAATGGTTTGGGCCGGTGCACGCCGAAGTTGGTCCCGATGGGGCAGTTTGGGTAGCCGATTGGTATAATTTTATTATTCAGCACAACGTGTTTGTGCCCGCGCAGGCGCCTTCCGAAATGGTATTGCCTTTTACCGAACAACCCATGGGCCAGGGCAACGCGTTTAAAAGCCCCTTACGCGACATCAACCACGGGCGGGTTTACCGGGTAGTTTACAAAAAAGCGCAACCTTACACGCCCCTTAAGCTAAGCAAAACCGATACGCCGGCTTTACTAGCCGCCCTGGAAAACGACAACATGTTCTGGCGCATGACCGCTCAGCGGTTGTTAGTAGAAAATAAAGATAAAGCCGCTTTACCTGGTTTGTACAAAATTATAAACAACCAGAAAGTAGACGAAATCGGCCTGAATAGTCCGGCGGTACACGCGCTTTGGACTTTACACGGATTGGGCGCTTTGGACGGAACCAACGCCGAAGCCATGCAGGTAGCCGTAAAAGCTATGAGCCATCCGGCTGCCGGCGTGCGCAAAGCTGCTCTAGCAGTAATGCCCAGAACTACCCAAACCAGTGATATTATTCAGAAAAGCAGCTTACTCAACGATCCGAATTTAAATGTGCGGCTCAATACCTTGCTAGCCATAGCCGAAATGCCGGCCTCCGATGAATTAGGTAAACTGGTGTACGAAGCTACTTTAAAACCCGAAAATGGCCAGGATGAATGGATTTCCCGGGCGGCTTTTGCGGCTGCAATCACGCACCAAAATGGTTTTTTAGCTGCGGCCGCCAAAAACAATCCTGAAAGCAACAACCCCGATAATTTAAGTGCGCGGGTAGCCAAAGCCGTAAGCGAAGAAAGTTATGCCTTGCCCCGCCGCGGTAATCTGCTTTTTCCGCCGGATGTAAAAGGCAAAGAGATAATTATGAAAGGCACCATTGCCAAAGGCAACCGCGATTTGCAAGGTTTAATTATGGCCCAGGGTGATAAAGAAAATGGCTACGGGCTGTTTATTCAGGAGGGTAAGTTAAACCTGGTAGTGCGGCAAAAAGGCAAAACTTACCAAGCCGTTTCAGCGCAGCCCGTACCCGATAAGTTTGATTTTGAAGCGCAACTGTTAAATGGCGGCGAAATGAATGTAGAAATAGATGGGCAATTGGTAGCGCAAGCCAAAGCGCCGGGCCTATTTACCCAACCGCTTACCACCACCGTGCGGGTATCGCAGGACGTGGAAAACGAAGACCGCATGGGAAAATACGAAGGCACTTTCCGGCTGGTCGGTGATATGCAAAACGCTACTTTAGAACTACGACAAGCCGGTAAAACGAGTAAATCTATAGCCGCTAACAAACCAACCGGGGGAAAAGCGGTGGTAAAAACAATGCCGGTTAAAAATACGGCCAGCGCCACGAACAACAGCGAAACCGTTACCATTAACCTGCGGGTAGTCGAAAATGTGATGCAGTTCGATAAAAAACTGCTTACCGTAAAAGCAGGTCAGAAAGTAATCATCAATCTGATGAACCCCGATAACATGCAGCACAACCTGGTAATTATTCAGAAAGGTACGATGCAAAAAGTAGGAGCCGCCGCCGACGCCATTGCCCGCGACCCGAACGGCGCCGAAAAAAGCTACGTGCCGCAAATCCCCGAAGTACTGCACGCTACTAAACTGGTAAACTCCGGCGAAGAAGTAACCTTGCGGTTTACGGCGCCAGCTCAACCCGGCGACTATCCTTTTGTTTGTACTTTCCCGGGGCACTGGCGCATTATGAACGGTATTTTAAAAGTGGTAAATTAA
- a CDS encoding phosphoenolpyruvate hydrolase family protein encodes MPNPWTGKGNPYTRQEVRDRLRSTIEQQKAIIAAGAGTGISAKFIEKGGADLIIIYNSGRFRMSGHGSTAGLMAYGDANAVAMEIGEFEVLPVVEEIPVICGVHGSDPRRRMWHHLLKVKEMGFSGINNFPTHSIVDGHFRQVLEETGMGFEKEVEMVRLASKMDLFSIVYVAHPEEARQMAEAGADAIIAHVGTTVGGSIGVVEASCTMDDAIARTTAIMEAAKEVNPDMFFLTHGGPINTPDDVREILAATEVHGFVGASSLERMGVEASLTDLTRKFKELTLPYRKNS; translated from the coding sequence ATGCCAAATCCGTGGACCGGTAAGGGAAATCCTTATACCCGACAAGAAGTAAGAGATCGTTTAAGAAGTACCATCGAGCAACAAAAAGCCATTATTGCGGCCGGAGCGGGTACCGGTATCAGTGCCAAATTTATTGAGAAAGGCGGTGCCGATTTAATTATTATCTATAACTCGGGGCGCTTCCGGATGTCGGGTCATGGTTCTACGGCGGGTTTAATGGCCTACGGCGACGCCAATGCGGTAGCCATGGAAATCGGTGAATTTGAAGTGTTACCAGTAGTAGAAGAAATACCCGTAATCTGTGGGGTACACGGCTCCGACCCGCGGCGGCGCATGTGGCACCATTTATTAAAAGTTAAAGAAATGGGCTTTTCCGGGATTAACAATTTCCCGACGCACTCCATCGTGGATGGTCATTTCCGGCAGGTGCTGGAAGAAACCGGAATGGGCTTTGAAAAAGAAGTGGAAATGGTGCGGCTAGCCTCTAAAATGGATTTATTCTCGATTGTGTACGTAGCCCATCCCGAGGAAGCCCGGCAAATGGCGGAAGCCGGCGCCGATGCTATTATTGCGCACGTGGGCACCACGGTAGGCGGTTCTATTGGGGTGGTTGAAGCATCCTGCACCATGGACGATGCCATTGCCCGTACCACCGCCATTATGGAAGCCGCCAAAGAAGTAAACCCTGATATGTTTTTTCTAACGCACGGCGGCCCGATTAACACCCCGGATGATGTGCGGGAGATACTAGCGGCCACCGAAGTGCACGGCTTTGTGGGTGCCTCTTCGCTGGAACGCATGGGCGTAGAAGCGTCGTTAACCGATTTAACCCGGAAATTTAAAGAATTAACTCTGCCCTACCGGAAAAACAGCTAG
- a CDS encoding Tm-1-like ATP-binding domain-containing protein, producing MKADSPYILMLGCFDTKEEVFSFLRDQLLAHGLNVLTLNTGVLGTTALFPVDYEAEQVAQAAGHVLEAIREKQDRGFAVDVMGQGAARLVADLVKKGGMQAAIGMGGGGGTYITLAAMQSIPLGVPKLCLTTLATKDLSRQIGIKDITLVPSVVDLAGLNSISSLLISQAAAAISAMSRVKNQKFKNSGKSIAISMFGNTTACVDRCSKLLNEQGYETMAFHATGVGGQTMEALIRENYFAAVLDVTTTELADDLCGGILSAGPERLTAAAEMGIPQVVVPGCLDMVNFAQKETVPRSYHSRQFYNWAPDVTLMRTNAEENQQLGEQLATKLNGARGPVTIVLPLRGISQISASGGVFHRPEVDQVLFSTIKAHAKAPVQVKEVDAHINDAAFADFLVSTLLEMIQENQEKLKEKANF from the coding sequence ATGAAAGCAGATAGTCCATACATTTTAATGCTGGGTTGCTTTGATACCAAAGAAGAAGTTTTTTCTTTTTTGCGCGACCAATTACTGGCCCATGGTTTAAACGTGCTTACTTTAAATACCGGTGTACTCGGCACTACCGCTTTGTTTCCCGTGGATTACGAAGCAGAACAAGTAGCGCAAGCTGCCGGCCACGTGCTGGAAGCCATCCGGGAAAAGCAGGACCGGGGATTTGCGGTAGATGTAATGGGCCAAGGAGCAGCCCGCCTGGTAGCTGATCTGGTAAAAAAAGGCGGTATGCAGGCCGCCATTGGCATGGGCGGGGGCGGCGGAACCTACATTACTTTAGCCGCCATGCAATCCATCCCATTAGGTGTGCCCAAGCTTTGTTTAACCACTTTAGCCACCAAAGACTTATCCCGGCAAATCGGCATTAAAGATATTACCTTAGTACCTTCGGTGGTGGATCTGGCGGGCCTTAATTCCATCAGTTCATTGTTAATCAGCCAGGCTGCCGCCGCCATAAGCGCCATGAGCCGGGTAAAAAACCAAAAATTTAAAAATTCCGGCAAAAGCATCGCTATTAGCATGTTTGGCAATACCACTGCCTGCGTGGACCGATGCAGTAAGCTCCTGAACGAGCAAGGCTACGAAACCATGGCATTTCATGCTACCGGGGTGGGTGGGCAAACCATGGAAGCGCTCATCCGCGAAAATTACTTTGCCGCCGTGTTGGATGTTACCACTACCGAGTTAGCCGATGATTTATGCGGGGGAATTTTAAGCGCTGGTCCCGAACGTTTAACGGCTGCCGCCGAAATGGGCATTCCGCAGGTGGTGGTGCCGGGCTGTCTGGATATGGTAAATTTTGCCCAGAAAGAAACCGTACCCCGCTCCTACCACTCGCGGCAATTTTACAACTGGGCCCCCGATGTAACCTTAATGCGCACCAACGCCGAAGAAAACCAGCAGCTGGGCGAACAGTTAGCTACCAAACTAAATGGGGCCCGAGGTCCCGTTACCATTGTTTTACCCTTGCGGGGCATTTCGCAGATCAGCGCTTCCGGCGGGGTTTTTCATCGCCCCGAAGTAGACCAGGTTTTATTTAGTACCATTAAGGCCCACGCCAAAGCGCCCGTGCAGGTAAAAGAAGTAGACGCCCACATTAACGATGCCGCTTTCGCTGATTTTTTGGTAAGCACGCTTCTGGAAATGATTCAGGAAAATCAGGAAAAACTAAAAGAGAAAGCTAATTTTTAA
- a CDS encoding glycerophosphodiester phosphodiesterase family protein has product MLISSICNQVLAQQKAPLQTLKIKNTRELHDFFKYTGLDVPIVSGHRGGTTKGFPENCIATFENTLRHTPAFFEIDPRLTKDSVVVLMHDATLDRTTNGTGKVSDYTWAELKKFKLKDPEGNVTEYGIPTLDEVITWSKGKTIINLDKKDVPLAMTMKKLKKHNAAAHVMLTVHTPEQAKYYYDNIPGVMFSAFVKTKKELEGYEKAGVPWSSIMAYVGPENKPENKEMYDLLHARGVMCMISAAPTYDKLTDPEARKKAYQQTFEMGADVLESDLPIEVAAAIQAQIPKTSKKAKYFNRNTQAQ; this is encoded by the coding sequence ATGTTAATCTCTAGCATCTGCAACCAGGTACTGGCTCAGCAAAAAGCGCCGCTGCAAACGCTAAAAATTAAAAATACCCGGGAGCTGCACGATTTCTTTAAATACACCGGCCTGGATGTTCCGATTGTTAGCGGGCACCGGGGTGGCACCACCAAAGGTTTTCCCGAAAATTGCATTGCCACTTTCGAAAATACGTTACGCCACACGCCGGCTTTTTTTGAAATAGACCCGCGCCTCACCAAAGACAGCGTAGTGGTATTAATGCACGATGCCACCCTGGATCGTACTACCAACGGCACCGGCAAAGTGTCGGATTATACCTGGGCAGAATTAAAGAAATTTAAATTAAAAGACCCCGAAGGCAATGTAACGGAATACGGCATTCCTACTTTAGACGAAGTAATTACCTGGAGCAAAGGCAAAACCATCATTAACCTGGATAAAAAAGATGTGCCTTTAGCTATGACGATGAAAAAGTTAAAAAAGCACAACGCTGCCGCCCACGTAATGCTCACCGTACACACGCCCGAACAAGCTAAATATTACTACGATAATATACCGGGTGTTATGTTTTCGGCTTTCGTGAAAACTAAAAAAGAACTGGAAGGCTACGAAAAAGCCGGTGTGCCCTGGTCGAGTATTATGGCGTATGTAGGCCCGGAGAACAAGCCCGAAAACAAAGAAATGTACGATTTACTACATGCCCGTGGAGTAATGTGCATGATTTCGGCCGCCCCGACTTACGATAAATTAACAGATCCGGAGGCCCGTAAAAAAGCGTACCAGCAAACCTTTGAAATGGGAGCCGATGTACTGGAATCAGACTTGCCTATTGAAGTAGCTGCGGCCATTCAGGCACAAATACCCAAAACCAGCAAAAAAGCGAAATATTTTAACCGAAACACCCAGGCCCAGTAA